Proteins from a genomic interval of Vreelandella profundi:
- a CDS encoding NAD(P)-dependent alcohol dehydrogenase produces the protein MSQALPQVHSYAAFAADKPLAPFTFERRQPRPDDVAIEILYCGVCHSDLHSARNDWGMSQYPVVPGHEIVGRVTSVGDSVVRFKAGDLVGVGCMVDSCRTCSACKDGVEQYCLEGFTMTYGGEDRQDGTMTQGGYSDAIVVSEHFVLQMPDGIDLASAAPILCAGITTYSPLKHHGVGKGHKVGVIGMGGLGHMGVKLAKALGAEVTVFTRSDAKVEEAKRNGADHVVVSSDQAQMDAVAESFDFMLDTIPVQHDLNPYLTSLKYDGTHIIVGLLEPIEPAIEAFNLVFKRRVVAGSLIGGIAETEELLKLCADQGITCDIEMLDMNKINEGFERMEKGDVRYRFVIDMATLKNSPA, from the coding sequence ATGAGCCAAGCGCTACCACAAGTACATTCCTATGCAGCGTTTGCTGCCGACAAGCCGCTAGCACCGTTTACGTTTGAACGTCGTCAGCCGCGCCCCGATGATGTGGCGATTGAAATTCTTTACTGCGGCGTCTGCCACAGCGATCTGCACTCCGCGCGTAACGACTGGGGCATGAGTCAGTACCCCGTTGTTCCCGGCCACGAAATTGTCGGCCGAGTAACATCTGTTGGCGATAGCGTCGTGCGCTTCAAAGCCGGCGATCTAGTTGGTGTAGGCTGCATGGTAGATTCATGCCGTACTTGTTCTGCCTGTAAAGACGGCGTAGAGCAGTACTGCCTTGAAGGCTTTACCATGACGTACGGTGGTGAAGATCGCCAAGACGGCACCATGACGCAGGGCGGCTACTCCGACGCTATCGTGGTGAGTGAGCACTTTGTACTGCAAATGCCTGATGGTATTGATCTGGCCTCTGCGGCACCGATTCTATGTGCGGGCATTACTACCTATTCGCCGCTCAAGCACCACGGCGTAGGAAAAGGCCATAAAGTCGGCGTGATTGGCATGGGCGGCTTAGGTCATATGGGTGTTAAGCTAGCTAAAGCGCTGGGTGCTGAAGTGACCGTATTCACGCGCTCCGATGCTAAGGTTGAAGAAGCAAAGCGCAACGGTGCGGATCATGTCGTGGTTTCCAGCGATCAGGCGCAGATGGATGCCGTGGCTGAAAGTTTCGACTTCATGCTCGACACCATACCGGTTCAGCACGATCTTAACCCTTACTTAACGTCGCTAAAGTATGACGGTACGCATATTATCGTTGGTTTGCTTGAGCCTATTGAGCCTGCTATTGAAGCGTTCAACTTGGTCTTCAAACGTCGCGTTGTGGCGGGTTCTTTAATTGGCGGTATCGCTGAAACTGAAGAGCTGCTCAAACTGTGCGCCGACCAAGGCATTACCTGTGATATCGAAATGCTCGATATGAATAAGATTAATGAAGGCTTCGAGCGCATGGAAAAAGGCGATGTACGCTATCGTTTCGTGATTGACATGGCAACGCTGAAAAACAGCCCTGCTTAA
- a CDS encoding DUF1499 domain-containing protein: protein MTTRQKASRPNLSRWPGVLAGLSIVLLIVAAMMMAGSGPAYRGEHISLSEAFILLRNGVYAAGAAVALSLVALLVSAIKRRSTPAVIATLVIFSAAALLYVPWQHWQRAQSLPAIHDITTDMQNPPAFEALASARQAAPNALAYPGEETARQQQAAYPAIKPLILKATPPAVLAAAQAEAEEAGWRIARISDDHIEATATTPWFGFEDDVVIRLTEREDAVQVDMRSASRIGASDVGTNAARIQAFLDELKARLN, encoded by the coding sequence GTGACGACACGCCAAAAAGCCTCTCGCCCCAACCTTAGCCGCTGGCCGGGTGTGCTCGCAGGGTTAAGCATTGTACTGCTCATCGTGGCAGCCATGATGATGGCCGGATCAGGCCCAGCATACCGCGGTGAACATATCTCGTTAAGTGAGGCATTTATCTTACTACGCAACGGCGTCTATGCCGCCGGGGCAGCGGTTGCATTAAGCCTTGTGGCGCTTCTCGTTAGTGCGATCAAACGCCGCTCCACGCCAGCAGTGATAGCAACACTCGTTATTTTTAGTGCGGCAGCGCTGCTTTACGTGCCTTGGCAGCACTGGCAGCGTGCCCAGTCTCTACCCGCCATTCACGACATCACCACCGATATGCAAAATCCGCCTGCTTTTGAAGCATTAGCCAGCGCTCGCCAAGCAGCGCCTAATGCACTCGCTTATCCCGGCGAAGAAACCGCTCGGCAACAGCAAGCGGCTTATCCGGCGATAAAACCTCTCATTTTGAAGGCAACGCCCCCGGCAGTCTTGGCGGCGGCACAGGCAGAGGCAGAAGAAGCTGGCTGGCGAATTGCCAGGATTAGCGACGATCACATAGAGGCGACGGCCACGACACCCTGGTTTGGGTTTGAGGATGACGTTGTCATTCGCTTAACGGAACGCGAGGACGCAGTGCAGGTGGATATGCGTTCGGCATCGCGTATAGGCGCCAGCGATGTAGGTACTAACGCTGCGCGCATTCAAGCCTTTTTGGATGAATTAAAAGCGCGCCTCAACTAA
- the mqo gene encoding malate dehydrogenase (quinone) — protein sequence MQKRFNLLLCSPLLALAAMPISADEPVDVVLIGGGIMSATLGTYLQELEPEWNIQLFERLDQVGQESSNAWNNAGSGHSAFMELNYTPGDGDHVEIERAINVTEQFELSRQFWAHQVDQDVLSDPAAFINTVPHHALVWGEDDVAFLRERHATMVQNPLYADMEYSEDRDEIAEWMPLVMAGRDGDTPVAATRMQMGTEVNYGAQTEQMIESLSDNEHYTLSLNSEVRGLERNDDDTWHVTVKNLESGDETSVDARFVFIGAGGAALPLLQASGIPEASVYAGFPVGGQFLYTTNPDVVAQHQIKVYGKAGEGSPPMSVPHLDYRNLNGEPALFFGPFATFSSKFLKEGSWTDLFGSMTFNNTWPMMEVGLDNFNLVRYLVGQVLMSDGDRMEALQAFYPEANPDDWELWTAGQRVQIIKNDPEDGGTLQFGTEVVISADGTMSALMGASPGASTAPSIMLNLLDTAFPAQMESSEWQDTLRQIVPSYGQHLAENPELLSEVRAYTANALELDEPANLAAANGSDEALEEEANTSADEPQPNGGGDEIQGDVEEDDAEMNDAQDTEQQDVTTDA from the coding sequence ATGCAAAAACGTTTCAACCTTTTACTCTGTTCGCCGCTTTTAGCGCTAGCAGCTATGCCCATTTCAGCCGATGAGCCTGTAGACGTCGTGTTGATTGGTGGCGGTATTATGAGCGCCACGCTCGGCACCTATCTACAAGAGTTAGAGCCTGAGTGGAATATCCAGCTTTTTGAGCGCCTTGATCAAGTGGGTCAAGAAAGCTCGAATGCTTGGAACAACGCCGGCAGCGGCCACTCCGCCTTTATGGAACTGAATTATACGCCGGGCGATGGCGATCACGTCGAAATTGAGCGTGCGATCAACGTAACCGAGCAGTTCGAGCTTTCTCGTCAATTCTGGGCGCATCAGGTAGACCAGGATGTTTTGAGTGATCCGGCCGCTTTCATCAACACCGTTCCACATCATGCGCTTGTTTGGGGTGAAGATGACGTCGCGTTCCTGCGCGAGCGTCATGCCACCATGGTACAAAATCCGCTTTATGCTGATATGGAATACTCTGAAGACCGTGACGAGATCGCAGAGTGGATGCCACTCGTGATGGCCGGTCGCGATGGTGATACTCCCGTTGCGGCAACGCGAATGCAGATGGGGACGGAGGTTAACTACGGCGCCCAAACAGAGCAGATGATTGAATCGCTAAGCGATAACGAACATTACACTTTGTCGTTGAACAGCGAAGTGCGCGGGCTTGAGCGCAATGACGACGATACATGGCATGTGACGGTTAAAAACTTAGAAAGCGGCGATGAAACCAGCGTTGACGCTCGCTTTGTCTTCATTGGTGCCGGTGGCGCCGCGCTACCGCTTCTTCAGGCATCGGGTATTCCTGAAGCGAGTGTTTATGCAGGCTTTCCGGTAGGTGGTCAATTCCTTTACACCACGAACCCTGACGTCGTCGCTCAGCATCAAATTAAAGTATACGGAAAGGCTGGCGAGGGTTCTCCGCCCATGTCAGTGCCGCATTTAGACTACCGTAATCTTAACGGTGAGCCGGCGTTGTTCTTTGGCCCGTTTGCGACGTTCTCCAGCAAGTTCCTCAAAGAAGGCTCCTGGACGGACCTGTTTGGCTCAATGACGTTCAACAATACTTGGCCAATGATGGAAGTCGGCCTGGATAACTTTAACCTGGTGCGCTATTTGGTTGGCCAGGTGCTGATGTCTGATGGCGATCGTATGGAAGCCTTGCAGGCCTTTTATCCAGAAGCCAACCCAGATGATTGGGAGCTATGGACAGCGGGGCAGCGGGTACAGATTATCAAGAATGATCCTGAAGACGGCGGCACTCTGCAATTTGGTACCGAGGTCGTCATCTCTGCTGATGGCACCATGTCAGCTCTGATGGGCGCTTCACCGGGCGCCTCGACGGCACCTTCTATCATGTTGAATTTGCTTGACACGGCCTTCCCAGCACAGATGGAAAGTAGCGAATGGCAAGATACTCTGCGTCAAATTGTGCCTTCATACGGCCAGCATCTCGCAGAAAATCCTGAGTTGTTGAGTGAGGTGCGTGCTTACACTGCGAATGCTTTAGAGCTTGACGAGCCAGCGAATTTGGCCGCTGCCAATGGCAGCGATGAAGCGCTGGAAGAAGAAGCAAACACCAGTGCGGATGAGCCGCAACCCAACGGCGGTGGAGACGAGATTCAAGGTGACGTTGAAGAGGACGATGCTGAGATGAACGACGCACAGGACACCGAGCAGCAAGACGTTACGACCGACGCTTAA
- a CDS encoding LysR family transcriptional regulator — protein sequence MIRELKTLIAVAQEGTFAAAGNKIGLTQAAISAQMKRLESALGVALFERKGRVAILTQRGQETLQQAHSLLALYGTLGASPSGQELNTRVNIGAIASIQRTFLPDILANFHRRFPECCTRVVPGLSMALMNQVDAGELDMAVIIRPPFSLHSDLRWTPLAHEPFRLIVPRRLPIESWQQMLATHPFVRYDRASFGGRQVDRFLRDNHCHVREVCEVDELDAIVQLVANGVGVALAPQSGALKRWPKEVRAIDLAERTFHRDIGLIHRASGHLSPPAAALADLLNGSAQIIEQPLK from the coding sequence ATGATTCGTGAGCTCAAAACGTTGATTGCCGTTGCCCAGGAAGGCACCTTCGCAGCGGCAGGTAATAAAATAGGCCTGACGCAAGCCGCGATCAGCGCTCAAATGAAACGCTTGGAAAGCGCCCTTGGCGTGGCTTTGTTTGAGCGTAAAGGCCGCGTTGCAATACTGACTCAGCGCGGCCAAGAAACGTTGCAGCAGGCCCACTCGCTGCTTGCGCTTTATGGCACTTTAGGGGCTTCGCCCTCCGGTCAAGAGCTGAACACTCGCGTGAACATTGGCGCTATTGCCTCTATTCAACGTACGTTTTTACCCGACATTTTGGCCAACTTTCATCGCCGATTTCCTGAATGCTGCACCCGGGTAGTCCCCGGTCTTTCCATGGCGCTAATGAACCAGGTCGATGCCGGTGAGCTAGATATGGCGGTGATCATTCGCCCGCCGTTTTCGCTGCATAGCGATTTACGCTGGACGCCGCTTGCCCATGAGCCTTTTCGCTTAATAGTCCCGCGCCGACTACCGATTGAGTCTTGGCAACAGATGCTGGCTACTCACCCTTTTGTGCGCTATGACCGCGCATCTTTTGGCGGCCGGCAGGTGGATCGCTTTTTAAGAGACAATCACTGCCATGTCCGCGAGGTATGCGAGGTTGATGAGCTAGATGCCATTGTGCAATTAGTGGCCAATGGGGTGGGCGTGGCACTTGCCCCGCAGTCGGGAGCACTTAAACGCTGGCCTAAAGAAGTACGGGCTATTGATCTAGCCGAGCGGACGTTTCACCGCGACATTGGGCTCATCCACCGGGCTAGCGGGCATTTAAGTCCGCCCGCCGCTGCGCTCGCCGACTTACTTAACGGCTCCGCTCAAATCATCGAGCAGCCATTGAAGTAA
- a CDS encoding HlyC/CorC family transporter gives MSEDRSSTPSQKSWLEKLFGALSGDNDEPSSRDELMTFLRHTAGKLKLDQDAIMIIEGALDISDQQVREVLIPRSQVSAIALDQASDGYLPLIQETGHSRYPVIGENLDDIKGILLVKDLLPLLSQTQAQRDAFKLDDILRPAMFIPESKRLNSLLKEFRDTHNHMAVVVDEYGGTAGIITIEDILEQIVGDIEDEHDTDEEDDIRETENGHFAIRALTPIEDFNERFDTEFSDDDFDTVGGLVMQQFGHLPRRGEHTILGGWRFVILNADTRRIRLLEAYRDQRRDEDEDDDQEDKQA, from the coding sequence ATGAGCGAAGATCGATCGAGCACCCCTAGTCAAAAATCTTGGCTCGAGAAACTCTTTGGCGCCCTTTCCGGAGATAATGACGAACCCAGCTCACGCGATGAGCTGATGACGTTTTTACGCCACACCGCAGGCAAATTAAAGCTTGATCAAGACGCCATCATGATCATTGAAGGCGCGCTTGATATTAGCGATCAGCAGGTACGTGAAGTGCTGATCCCGCGCTCGCAGGTGTCGGCAATAGCCCTAGATCAAGCAAGCGACGGCTATTTGCCGTTAATCCAAGAAACCGGCCATTCACGCTACCCGGTGATCGGCGAAAATTTGGATGACATCAAGGGCATACTGCTAGTTAAAGACTTACTGCCGCTACTTTCGCAGACGCAAGCTCAGCGCGACGCCTTCAAGTTAGACGACATCTTGCGCCCTGCCATGTTTATTCCCGAATCAAAGCGCCTAAACAGCTTGCTTAAAGAGTTTCGGGATACGCATAACCATATGGCGGTGGTCGTAGACGAATACGGCGGCACTGCAGGCATCATTACAATCGAAGATATTCTTGAGCAGATCGTCGGCGATATCGAAGATGAGCACGATACCGATGAAGAGGACGATATCCGCGAGACTGAGAATGGCCATTTCGCCATTCGCGCGCTAACCCCCATCGAAGACTTCAACGAACGCTTTGATACTGAGTTCTCCGACGACGACTTTGACACCGTCGGCGGCCTGGTCATGCAACAGTTTGGCCATTTGCCACGGCGAGGCGAACATACCATCCTCGGCGGCTGGCGATTTGTGATTCTCAACGCCGATACTCGCCGCATTCGCCTGCTTGAGGCATATCGTGATCAACGTCGTGATGAAGATGAAGACGACGACCAAGAAGACAAGCAGGCCTAG
- a CDS encoding DUF3820 family protein produces MKPEDLEKLVTRTMPFGKHAGWLIADLPGPYLNWFAREGFPSGEIGQLLQLMQEIDHNGLSELLEPLRQRPRQRQD; encoded by the coding sequence ATGAAACCAGAAGACCTGGAAAAGCTAGTGACACGCACCATGCCTTTTGGAAAGCACGCGGGTTGGCTCATTGCCGACCTCCCCGGCCCTTACCTGAACTGGTTTGCTCGGGAGGGATTTCCTTCAGGTGAAATCGGCCAGCTGCTACAGTTGATGCAGGAAATTGACCATAATGGCCTTAGTGAGCTGTTAGAGCCACTGCGCCAGAGACCCAGACAGCGTCAAGATTAG
- a CDS encoding ribbon-helix-helix domain-containing protein — protein MCKLFINANPELWRSATHSLRIDGMVTSVRMENYFWQLLEEIAQRDDMNTVQMITRLYHESIDAGHDLGNFTSFLRVCALRYQALQLTGDIPTRHQVPIATLDAEKILAREGGHRLGSIH, from the coding sequence ATGTGTAAGCTCTTTATTAACGCTAATCCCGAACTGTGGCGCAGTGCTACCCACTCGCTGCGCATTGACGGAATGGTCACCAGCGTACGTATGGAGAATTATTTCTGGCAACTTCTTGAAGAGATTGCTCAGCGTGATGACATGAACACGGTTCAGATGATTACTCGGCTTTATCATGAGTCCATCGACGCTGGGCACGATTTGGGCAACTTCACCTCGTTTTTACGCGTTTGTGCGCTGCGCTATCAGGCGCTTCAGTTGACCGGCGATATTCCTACGCGGCATCAGGTGCCTATCGCCACATTAGACGCTGAGAAAATCCTAGCACGTGAAGGTGGCCACCGGCTCGGCTCAATACATTAA
- a CDS encoding VOC family protein, with the protein MSLSPFHLAIPVYDVALARAFYNDVFGLEEGRSSEQWVDFNFFGHQLVIHEQPKTPGQDSAHTNPVDGHNVPVPHFGVILGWSEWEALAERLKARDTQFVIEPYVRFKGEVGEQATMFLLDPCGNALEFKAFKDMSQVFAK; encoded by the coding sequence ATGAGCCTTTCACCTTTTCACTTGGCAATTCCCGTGTACGACGTAGCGCTTGCAAGAGCCTTTTATAATGATGTGTTTGGCTTGGAAGAAGGGCGCTCCAGCGAGCAGTGGGTCGATTTTAATTTTTTTGGTCACCAGCTGGTCATTCATGAGCAGCCTAAAACGCCAGGCCAAGACAGCGCGCATACCAACCCCGTTGACGGCCATAACGTGCCAGTTCCGCACTTTGGTGTGATTTTAGGGTGGAGCGAGTGGGAAGCGTTAGCTGAGCGCTTAAAAGCACGCGATACCCAGTTTGTAATCGAGCCTTACGTACGCTTTAAGGGTGAAGTAGGCGAACAGGCCACCATGTTTCTGCTCGACCCTTGTGGTAACGCGCTCGAGTTCAAAGCGTTTAAAGACATGAGCCAAGTGTTCGCAAAGTAA
- the ybeY gene encoding rRNA maturation RNase YbeY, protein MSERALSEIVIDRQAAINEPLLPSLTQLTQWVGCVFAHHPDDQRRELTIRFVDELEGQTLNRDYRGKDKTTNVLSFPFESPPGIELPLLGDLVICHAVVAQEASEQGKLLEHHYAHMVVHGTLHLMGYDHIDDQEAEEMEQFERELLAELNIPDPYETDTGAGDDDSRPVH, encoded by the coding sequence ATGAGCGAAAGAGCACTAAGCGAGATCGTGATTGATCGCCAGGCGGCTATCAACGAACCGCTGCTGCCTTCGCTGACACAGCTCACCCAATGGGTGGGCTGTGTTTTTGCGCACCACCCTGATGATCAGCGACGTGAGCTGACTATTCGCTTTGTTGATGAACTCGAAGGCCAGACGCTTAACCGTGACTATCGCGGCAAAGACAAAACCACTAACGTACTGTCGTTTCCCTTTGAGAGCCCGCCGGGTATTGAGCTACCCCTGCTAGGCGACCTAGTGATTTGTCACGCGGTCGTAGCCCAGGAAGCCAGCGAGCAAGGCAAATTATTGGAGCATCATTACGCGCACATGGTCGTGCATGGCACTCTGCACCTGATGGGCTATGACCATATTGATGACCAGGAAGCGGAGGAGATGGAGCAGTTCGAACGTGAGCTACTGGCAGAGCTGAATATTCCCGATCCCTATGAGACGGATACCGGTGCTGGCGATGACGACAGTCGCCCCGTGCATTAA
- a CDS encoding AraC family transcriptional regulator — protein MASTSQAGNALADVIQPLVEGDGMVATPLAGVSLLCLSRHQVRTPLLYEPSLIIIAQGRKTGYLGDREIHYDPGHYLVQTLPLPFECETYGSPESPLLGISVRLDPALLSEMVTAMGDIGHYSQAPLPMASVAMTEGMQNAVLRLARSLPIQVEHSTMGTARIRDVVFEALKGEQGPALRALVLGHGHYSRIVQVLSKLHANVAGEFSVEQLAQQANMSPSTFHQHFKQITRSSPAQYLKRLRLIKAQQLLVQDNHNVNQAAAAVGYRSVPQFSRDYKRYFGEPPLQHRRQEQALRA, from the coding sequence ATGGCCTCTACCTCCCAGGCTGGCAATGCGCTGGCTGATGTTATCCAGCCCCTCGTTGAGGGCGATGGTATGGTTGCAACACCTTTAGCTGGCGTATCACTACTCTGCTTAAGCCGCCATCAAGTGCGCACGCCGCTGCTTTATGAGCCCAGCTTGATCATCATTGCTCAGGGACGTAAAACGGGCTATCTGGGCGATCGAGAAATCCATTACGATCCGGGCCATTACTTAGTACAAACACTGCCGCTACCCTTTGAATGTGAAACCTACGGTTCACCAGAGTCTCCCCTGCTGGGCATATCGGTACGCCTTGATCCTGCCCTATTAAGCGAAATGGTGACGGCCATGGGCGATATTGGTCATTATTCCCAGGCGCCGCTGCCAATGGCGTCTGTCGCCATGACAGAGGGCATGCAAAATGCCGTGCTGCGCTTAGCACGCTCGCTGCCTATACAGGTAGAGCATAGTACGATGGGCACAGCGCGCATTCGCGATGTGGTGTTTGAAGCACTAAAAGGAGAGCAGGGGCCCGCATTAAGGGCGCTGGTACTAGGGCACGGCCATTACTCACGCATCGTGCAGGTGCTCTCAAAGCTACATGCTAACGTTGCAGGTGAGTTTAGCGTAGAGCAGCTGGCCCAGCAGGCAAATATGAGCCCATCAACGTTTCACCAGCACTTCAAGCAGATCACGCGCTCGTCACCCGCTCAGTACTTAAAAAGACTTCGCTTGATCAAAGCGCAACAGCTGCTTGTGCAGGATAATCATAACGTCAATCAGGCCGCTGCGGCCGTTGGATACCGCAGCGTTCCTCAGTTTAGCCGCGACTATAAACGCTACTTTGGCGAACCGCCTTTGCAGCATCGCCGCCAAGAGCAGGCCTTACGGGCTTAA
- the lnt gene encoding apolipoprotein N-acyltransferase: MGLPPAFLLQLLAALVAGGFTTLTASPFELWWLGPVAIALLYVGLHTLTPAQAALKGWLYGVALFASGTSWVYVSIHDYGYTGVPLAVFLTALFVTVLALFFAGTFWLYRRFTSARLAFISFAGAWVLGEILRTYLFTGFPWLLLGSGYVDSPLASWAPVGGVYLLSLLVALSGALAAELLLRRQWWTLAPLAAIWLIPLALPALWTTQASEPTRVALLQGNLPQLLKWTSEGQRVAANTYSQLTRDVADDVDLIIWPETALPMTEAQARPVLERVQANLPPGVALLTGVVQRDEQERYFNGVIGVGNVEGSYQKEHLVPFGEYLPMESLLRGAINFFDLPMSSFTKGATEQAPMQAAGTYIGNAICYEIIYPGLVARRAQSSDVIVTVSNDTWFGASIGPNQHLQMARLRALENGRYVLRATSNGITAIIDPTGHIVDRAPQFQTATIKGEFYAMEGLTPFTRTGSWPAWLLAGVMLLAGVVAARGGRRAAR, translated from the coding sequence ATGGGCTTACCCCCCGCGTTTTTGTTACAGCTGCTTGCTGCGCTGGTGGCAGGCGGCTTCACCACGCTAACCGCCTCCCCTTTCGAGCTATGGTGGCTAGGCCCCGTTGCGATTGCACTGTTGTACGTTGGGCTGCACACGCTAACGCCTGCTCAAGCGGCACTTAAAGGCTGGCTATATGGCGTTGCACTGTTCGCCAGCGGTACGTCGTGGGTATATGTATCGATCCATGACTACGGCTATACCGGGGTTCCATTAGCGGTATTTCTGACCGCCCTGTTTGTGACCGTTCTAGCGCTATTCTTTGCCGGCACGTTTTGGCTCTACCGGCGCTTTACATCCGCTCGCCTCGCGTTTATTAGCTTTGCTGGGGCCTGGGTGCTGGGCGAGATACTGCGAACCTATCTGTTTACTGGCTTTCCTTGGCTACTGCTGGGCTCTGGCTACGTTGACTCGCCGCTAGCCTCCTGGGCGCCCGTTGGCGGGGTCTACTTACTGTCGCTGCTGGTCGCGCTCAGCGGCGCGCTCGCGGCGGAGCTACTGCTACGCCGTCAGTGGTGGACGCTTGCCCCACTCGCCGCCATTTGGTTAATTCCTCTAGCACTCCCCGCGCTGTGGACCACGCAAGCCAGCGAGCCAACGCGGGTAGCATTGCTACAAGGCAACCTGCCGCAGCTGTTAAAGTGGACCTCAGAAGGTCAGCGCGTAGCTGCTAATACCTATAGCCAGCTGACCCGCGACGTTGCCGATGATGTTGATCTAATCATCTGGCCAGAAACGGCCCTACCCATGACTGAAGCTCAGGCGCGACCTGTATTGGAGCGGGTACAAGCAAATCTACCGCCCGGCGTCGCCCTGCTGACCGGCGTCGTTCAACGCGATGAGCAGGAACGCTACTTCAATGGCGTGATTGGCGTTGGCAACGTCGAAGGCAGCTATCAGAAAGAGCATTTAGTGCCTTTCGGTGAGTACTTGCCGATGGAAAGCTTATTGCGCGGGGCGATCAACTTTTTTGATCTACCCATGTCGTCCTTTACCAAAGGTGCGACTGAGCAAGCGCCCATGCAGGCAGCGGGAACCTATATTGGTAATGCGATATGCTACGAAATCATTTACCCAGGGTTAGTAGCCCGTCGCGCGCAAAGCAGCGACGTCATCGTAACCGTCTCCAACGACACCTGGTTTGGCGCCTCTATCGGCCCTAATCAGCACCTGCAGATGGCACGGCTACGAGCGCTAGAAAATGGCCGCTACGTGCTCCGCGCGACCAGCAATGGCATTACCGCCATTATCGACCCTACTGGCCATATCGTTGACCGTGCTCCGCAGTTTCAAACAGCCACGATTAAGGGCGAGTTCTACGCTATGGAAGGCTTAACGCCGTTTACGCGTACCGGAAGCTGGCCAGCGTGGCTGCTGGCGGGTGTGATGCTCTTAGCGGGCGTAGTTGCAGCACGAGGCGGGCGCCGAGCAGCACGCTGA